CCACTCAGGTGCAACTGGGCCGACGCGGTCGGAAGCGGCAACAAGGCCATCGCGGCAGATCCGGGCAACCTGTTTGCTTTGCGCCAGCCGGCAAAATTCACGCCACTCAATTTCGGAGATCGATCGGCCGATTAGCGCGATGTCCCACAGCCAGATCAGTCTATTGCCGCCGTAATATGTCTCGCCACCGACGAAATAGGGGGCGCAATCATGCAAGCCACGATGCAGTAACGCATGAAGAAGCATCATCGGGCGGCTCGGAGCTCGGGCGGTTGCTGACAATCGAGGCAATGGACGCGCACCTGCGAACCAATCGTCGACCGAGAACATGCGATCGACTGCGGGCGTGTTCATCGCGCGCCAGTGGAGATCGATGCAATGCGTCGAGTTATCGGGCGCGAGCAAAAGCCAACTTTCCTGGAATCGCAGCTCGGGGGGAAGAAAGCCATGATCTGACGGCGCCTCAAATCCACAATTGGTCAACAAGGAACGAGCGCATTGAAGATTCCGCTCGTGAATAAGAAGGTCGGTGTCGGCGCGTGCCCGTTCGGCAGGATTTTCGTAAAGATCGTAAGCGAGTGCGGTGCCCTTAAGCAGAAGGGTCGGGATGTCCGAGTCGGCAAAAGACTTCAGC
The sequence above is drawn from the Sphingomonas lutea genome and encodes:
- a CDS encoding nucleotidyltransferase family protein, whose amino-acid sequence is MKNEALDIVFSKALRNRRAEPLPPDIPANAALQHLAYHGIGTKMVSDDLVANWPAELSEQVRADARDQAMWELQHAAVLRPLLKSFADSDIPTLLLKGTALAYDLYENPAERARADTDLLIHERNLQCARSLLTNCGFEAPSDHGFLPPELRFQESWLLLAPDNSTHCIDLHWRAMNTPAVDRMFSVDDWFAGARPLPRLSATARAPSRPMMLLHALLHRGLHDCAPYFVGGETYYGGNRLIWLWDIALIGRSISEIEWREFCRLAQSKQVARICRDGLVAASDRVGPVAPEWVESALMSKSSRYFSGGQLRRAWLDWWAVRGIGRKLRYLTARAFPSAGFMRAKYRALEHRPLPSLYLRRLAELARPRR